The DNA segment TTGATCTTTTATAATGTCAGCACACTGTTTATCAGACATTTGAGATGCGTTAATTAATATATTCTTGCTCTCATCTGTCAGTACAATTGATATAGCATCTGCACGTTCTGTAGGTCTTAGCAGATTTGTCAAATCGTTCTTACTAATATCCAACATAAGAAAACCAATCTTTTCATTGCTTCGTTCCAATTCAGGAACATATACATTTCTTGAAAGCGTAATCATATTTCTGTGAAAGGGATTCTGGCTGACAATCAGTTTCCCATGCATATTAGATGTTTCGTTTTGGAGCACGGAAGCGTATTTTTCTGTCTGTTCAATTGTTTTCACATAGATTGCATTATTAATGTATATCTCATTATATTTATTAAATAGGCAGACATTCATAATTGAAGGCTGGCTGTTCATAAGTAAAGAATTTATATTGAATGAAATCCTGCTTATAAGAGAATTGAAACTATCTTCATCCATCACCCTTTGCTCTGTATGTAAATATTCCTGTACCTCATCTGAGTAATATAAAAATTTTGTTGTAGCCTGATCATAATTGCTGAATGTACTATTCAATAAGTTTGATTTCTCTGTGATATTCTGCTCTGTCTGATCATAAACCATGTTTTTCAACTGCCTGAACATCACAGCAGTAATACTCAATATAATGATGTCACTAATAACAATAAAAGGAAGACAAAAGCAAAGAATTTTATTTTTTATCTTCAACTTTCCAAAAAACTCATATACCATCCTTTTCATATCTTAGCACACCCTTTATATTTTTAAAAATTCAGGTCTATATACGCCCCTTATTGTAGAGAACCGAAGCCAGTCCATACCGATGAATATATTCTGTTTTCTCTGCAGATTTATTCTCATGAATATGATCCAATAAATGACCATTCAGGACCTCTTCCACACATTTTATCATATGATCAATGTATAGTTCACCAATTGGCCGCAGATAATGTCCCGGAAAAATAAGTTCATACTCATCTCTTCTATCTCTTAGTTTCTTCAATGATAGCAGATAATTCTCCATTGTATCCGAATAGCTGTCAAAAATCAGCGTCGGCGTGCTGACAATGGTATCCGCTGAAAAAAGAATCCTGTTTTCCGAATCCAAAAGGCAAATGCTGTCTTTTGTGTGTCCTGGCGTTTCGATGACCTCTAGCTCTCGATTCCCAAGTAAAAATCGGTCACCTTCTCTGATTCCCTTTAAGTTGTATTGTTTCACGAACTTTGCATCATATGTAAGACTCGCCATATGATTATATTCCATTCTGGCTTTCTGTTCTTCAAAAAACTCCTGCCGCTGTTTCACATTATTTTGACTTTTAATCACAGAGATTGCATTTTCAGGAGCATAGACACAATCAAAGTGCCCATTTCCTCCAGCATGATCATAATGATGATGAGTATTCACTACAACATAAGGCAGGTCAGTCATAGTCTCAACCACAGCTCTAATATCCCCCAATCCGATCCCAGTATCAATCAATAGAGCTTTTTTAGTACCAATGACCAGATACATAATATCAATGCCAAACTCATCAATCGCATAGACATCTTTTGCTACTTCTTGGATATCAAATCCATTTATCTGATATAAATTCATATTATCTTTGTAAAAATCGCTCATTTGAATTGCCTCCTTCATTTCACTGCGCCTGCCGTCAGACCGCTAGTAATATACTTTTGTCCTGCGATATAAATAACTATAATAGGTATCATGCTCACCGTCAATCCGGCAATTAATAGATTCCACTGCGCATTCGTCGTTGTCTTAAACATATACAGATTTACTGTGATTGTTCTTAAACTCTCATCACTGATAATGATCGTAGGGAGCAATAAATCATTCCATGTCCATAAAAAATACAATATCACCAAGGTCACTGTAGACGATTTCACAAGAGGAAGAATAATTTGCGTCATGGTGCGGAACGGAGAAGCGCCATCAATGGCAGCCGCCTCCTCAAGCTCCCTTGGAACACTTTTCAGAAATCCCACATAAGTCATGACCCCAAAAGAAGTAAAAAATCCACTGTTAAAAATAATAAGTCCCAGATGAGTGTTAGTCAAATTCAAATTTTTAGCCAGAATAGAAATTGCGATCATCACCGCATGAAACGGTATAATATGACCTAATACAAATAGTAAATACAAACCATCGCCAAGTTTTCCATCCAGATGTGAGATCCCATATGCACTGGTAAACGATATTATGCACGCTATTAGAACCGTGAAAGCCGTCACAAATAAAGTATTTCGGAAGGCTGTAGAAAAATTCATACTATCCATTGCCTGTTTGAAATTATCCAGATAAAGGCTCTTTGGCAGAGAAAGAAAAGAAGTTAAAATCTCCTTATTGGGTTTGAATGCATTCATGACAATCAAAAAAACGGGCAACATAAAGATCAATCCTGCTAAAAGACAGATGATGCTTTTTACTGTGCTTTTTTTACTAATTTCTTTTGCCATCAAAGTTGGACCTCCCTTCTTCTAGTCAAAGTCAACTGAATCATAGCTATGACACACACCATCAGAAATAGCACCATAGATTTTGCTGATGCATATCCTGTTTTAAAAGCTCCAAATGCATCATTGTAAATATTTAATGCAATGGTCTGTGTACTGTTTGCCGGGCCGCCTCTTGTCAGTGAAAGCGGAATATCAAAGGCTTTAAATGCTCCTGATATAGATACGAACAGGTTAATTGTAATAGTAGGCATCAATAGGGGCAATTGAATATGAAAGATTTTCTTAATTCCCGTGCAGCCGTCTAATAGTGCTGCTTCTATAATATCTTTGGGGATTGTCTGAAGTCCGGCAATATAAAGCATCATTAGAAATCCTATTTCCTGCCATGTTGTTACCAGCAACACTGCAATAGCAGCCATTTTTGCATCACCAAACCAGCTGACCTCCGCAATTTTATTCAAGTGCACCATTTTCGCAAAACTTGGTATTACTCCTGTAAATAGAAAGAGCCATACAAAAGAAACCATAACTCCACTTATTATGTTTGGTATAAAAAAGAGTGAACGTGTGACACCTTTCCATCGAATCTTTGAATCTAACAAGTAAGCAATCAGGAATCCCGCAACATTAGATATGAGGATAGATGCAATGCCAAGCAGCACAGTAAAAACAATCGCATGTATAAATGTCTTATCCCTAAACAATTTAACGTAGTTTGTAAATCCATTAAATATTTTTGTCCCTTTAATCAGATTCCAGTTATAGAATGAAGATGGTATGGTTTCAAATAATAACGGCCATATAATGGCTATTCCATAGAATACAAGAGAAGGGACCACAAGTAATAGATAGAACTTCTTATTTTTCTTATTTAAATAATTCGACATATTGATCTCCCTTTTGGGTACAGAAATAATTTTTAAAGTACCCTTCCCGGAATCTTACAGACAGTCTTATCTCTGATCATCCATGGGAAAGGTACTTTTATTTCTAATAATTACTCTAAAAGTTCCGAATATTTTGTATCTAAATCTGCAAGCGTCTGCTTTTCATCCGTAATTCCAGAGAAGTATCCCTGAATTGCAGGACCTATCAGATCATTCGCTCCGGACTCCAGCTGCAGATAAACCCATGGTTTGATCTGATTATCTCTCATGTATTGATTGTAATCATCAAGATATGGATAGGACAATTTTGAATCGCAATCCATGGGTGCTACTGAACTTCCCATTGTATTTCTTGTATAACTACCCCATCCATTTTCAGGATCATTCAAAAACTTTAAAACTTCTTTTACTTCATCCGGATGTTTTGTGTTTTTATTTACGACCACGCAGATCCCTACATCAACATCCAGTTTTGCATCCTGAGGGTCATCCGTCAAAGGTACTGCGAACAAACCTGCCTTTAAATTGGGATCAATACTTTCAGCGTTTAATAGAGAAAACTCTCCTGTCAGAATCATGGCTGCTTCTCCTGAAGCAAACGCATTAAACCCTGAAGTTGAATCCGCGTCCATATAATTGCTCCCTGAATTTTCTTTCATCAAATCCATAAACTCAAATTCTCTGTCAGAATTTTTATTCTTAAAGCTTCCTTTTCCTTCATTCATATCATTGATCCATGTCTTATAATCCCCAACTGCAGTTCCCTGAAGGCAACTGAACAGATGATTCAAAGTCCAGCTTTCCTGATAAGTTGCAGCAAAAGGCGTAATATTTTTTTCATTTAACTTCGCACATACATCCTTTAATTCTGAAAATGTTTCCGGTACTTCGGTAATTCCCGCCTTCTCAAATAAATCCTGGTTATAGAATATTCCGAGCATTTCAATTTCCAAGGGATATGCATACACCTTTCCCTCATAGCTAGATGCTTCCTTTGCAAAATCATAGATTTCAGGTATAAAGTCCTGATCGCTTAAATCCATAATTCTATCATTCTTAGCAAATTCCTGAACTTGTGAATATGGATTGAGCCAAAATAAATCAGGCAAGTCATCTGATGCCACCTTTGCGCCCAAAAACTGATTATAATCTCCGGTCTGCATCTCTACATCGAATTCAATATTATCATGCGCAGCGTTAAAAGCTTCCGCAGCCTTTTTATGATTCTCCGCTGCTCCAGATCCCCACACTGCCATCTTCACAGGTGTTTTCCCTGATTTATCCGACATACTTTCTTTCGATCTTGATTTCTCTGAGTTTTGGCTGGATTTCCCATCAACACTTCCACAAGCAAACAGAGTTGCGCTCATTGTCACCATAAGCAGAAGACTTATTATTTTCTTTTTCATACAAATAATCCTCCCGATAATAAAAAACATCTCATTGTGTATAAGAAGTACTTCTTTATACTATTTATCTTAACATCCATCCTGTCTTCCTGCCCAGACTAAAAAAATTGACATTCACTATTGAAAATTTGACATTTAAAAGAACCACGATAAAGTTATCCAGTTTTATCGTGATTCTTCTTCGGTTTATAGTGGGTATGTTCGTTTATTCCAGAAATGGCCGTGACCTTCTTTCCAAATCCCGAATATTTTTATTGTAAGGAATTGCAACGACCGGCAAAGTCACAAGCCATGCCAGCACCGTTGCCAGATAATATGCATATTCACCGATATAAATAGACAGGACAAAGATCGAGAAGGCTCGTGCCGCAAGTTGCAGAAAAGCTGCGTACATTGGATATTTCGGATGGCCCAGAGTCTGAATTGCGACTCGGTATAAGTACATTGGTGTCATTATAAACATGCCTAATGTTGTCACTCGCACATTTGTAACTGTAACACGCAGCGTCTGATCATATAGTTCATCTGTCCGCAAGAGGAAAATGTTCGCCAACTGTGGTGCAAAAATCTGTACAAAAATGTTTAGAACTGCCGTGATGATTAAAGCCACCAAGATAATCTGATATACGCCTTTTTTAACTCTTTTGATCTTGCCGGCACCCAAGTTCTGTCCGATAAATACGGAAAGTCCAGTCTGGATCGCCATAATTACAGATTCCAGTAAAGTAAAAATCTTCGTCGCCGAGGAAACACCGGCCGTAAAAAAGGGACCGATTGCATTCACCTGACTAGATACGAGACTTCCGCCTAAGGAAATCACCGCACTGTTGACCAGCATTGGAAGCCAAAGTTCTGCAATTTGCCGCATCAGTTTCTGTTCAAGTTTCCAATCAGATCGCTGTCGAGGGAACATCGAGCTTTTGCAAAGTGGCACTAGAGCAATCAACATCGCCATGAACTGTGCAATAACAGTTGCAATGGCACCGCCTTTGACACCCCAGCCAAAGCCCACAATAAACAACAGATCCAAACCGACATTAATGATAGTCGAGGTACTGATGGCATAAAGAGTAATCTTACTGTTTCCAATCCCACGCAATAGTGCGACAGCAACATTATAGATGAAAATAAACGGAATGCCCAGAAATATTATGAAAAAGTAATCTCGCGTCATCGCTAGAATCTCTGAGGGTACTTTAAATATTTGGAAAATTAGTTTCAAATTGCTTTCGACTAGGATTGTCAATGTAAGTGCAAGAATAAGAGTAAGTGTTCCAGCGTTCCCGACGATTTTTTTAAGTCGGTCACGATTGTCTTTTCCAACATTATAAGAAACCAGAATGCTGAGTGTACTCGATAAATCCCGGGCAATAGCATTGAAGAGCCAGATAACCCAAGAACAACTGTTAACCGCTGCCAGAGCCTGAATATTAATAAATTTTCCGACAATAACAGCGTCGGTAATATAATACAATTGCTGGAAAATATTCCCGAACACCAACGGCAGGGAAAAGAGCATTACCAGTTTCACTGGCTTGCCTGTAAGCATATCAATGTCCTGTTTCCATTTGGATTTCCCGATACTAATCTTTTTCTCTAACACTTGTTTTCTCCTAAAATCAAGTTGCCTTAGCGCACCTTTAACGGCACGCAAAGGCAACCTGATATATTTGAATTGACTCTTTACTTTCGCACTAGTATTACACTAACTACATATTACATCTTATCCATTGCCTTTTCATCCGCATAATGTTCAAACCAGATATAGTAAACCTCTTTATCCGGATCTGCCACCAAATCATGATCAGCACCAGCTGGTATAAAGCTCCAATCACCGGCCTGCTGTGAAACAGTTTCCATATTGTTCTTTGCTTTATAACCGACACTCATATGAAAGTCTGATGCCCCTACGCAATAGTTCCACTGATGAACCTTGGGATGCCCGGCTTCGACCGTTCCCTCACCAATGGCCCGGGTTGTCCCCAGAATCACACGGCCCATCCATTTGGGGCAGAGAATCATCCGTGCTTCAGTGTTTGGTCCTTTACAATCCTGAATATATTGTATGCATTCACTGTGCAGGCGGAAATACGGAAGACGAATATGCCATCTATTAAACGCCGCCATATCACTCTGGTTCATTTCAACAATATTTAATACAAACTCCATGTCCTCAATCGCATGAATCTCATATTCTTCTTTCTCCATGTAGGGTACATAGAATGCCACTTCTGTAATTTGATGCTTACCGTCGCAATCAATTAGTTCCCCTTGCCCTTTGCCAAAGAATATAATTACACTCTTATCGCTAAAGAGTTCCGGAGAAATTCGATGTCCTGCTTTTAAGAAACATTTATAACTGGTAATACCGTCTTTATAGATCCCTGGTAAAAGCTCTGCTTTTGCAAAACCATTATCATCGAACTGAGCCCGGGCAGCTATATCTGATGCTTTATCAACATAAAAATTCTTTAAATATTTTTGTTCCATATTATTATCTTCCTTTCTTATTCAGATGCTTCTGTCTAATGTTTCAGTACATCGATAAGTTTCTCATCTTTAGCCAGTGTAATCATAAAATCACGTTCTCTGGTATAATGTTCATACCAAACATAAAACACCTCATTTCCCGAGTCGGCCACCAGACTATGGTCAGGTCCCGCTGGAACAAAACTAAAATCGCCCCCCTTCTGAACAATTGGTGCCTGATGATCAATACTTAGGTTAAATTCTGATTTTCCAACACTATAATTCCATTGCGCAACCGCTGGATGCCCTTTTTCATCTGTGCCTTCACCTACAGCCCTGACGACACCCATGAGTACTCTGCCAAGTTGTCCGGCACCTATAATCAGCCATGAAGTGGTATTCATACCTTTGCAGTCCTGATCGTAAATCTGTCCATCCGTGTATTTACGAAAAAAAGGCAGATGAATATGACTGTGTTCAAACTTCTCCCGATCCCATTGATTCATTTCGACAACACTCATAATAAATTCCATATCATCAGTTGCATGAATCGTAAATGAATCGTGATCGAAATCCGGCACATAGAATGATAGCTCTGTAATATTATGGGCTTCCTGCGAGTTTGTCACATAGCCACGCCCTTTGCCAAATATATACACCACTGTTTCGTTTTGATATAATTGGGGTCTCGTCTCACTGTTAGCTTTTAGGAAACACTTATAATTACGTATCCCGCCATCATAGCTTCCTGCCAACACTTCTTCCATATAAAAGCCATCAACATCATATTCGACATCAATATCTTCATTCCTTACGATATAATAATCTTTCATTTGAACGCCTTCTTCCTATTATTCCATTTCGCCTTTCGCCAGCTTTACAATATAGTCCCCTGCTCCTCTGCTATACTGTTCATACCACACGTAAAATACTTCCTGTCCCGATTTAGCCATTAAACTGTGATCTGGACCTGCCGGGATAAAACTCCAATCACCAGATTTGGTCTGCGTACTTTCTCCGTCTACAGTGAGCTCAAAATCAGCATTCCCCAGGCAATAATTCCATTGATGAACAGCCGGATGCCCTTTTTCATCGGTACCTTCACCAACAGCACGAACAACACCTATGATAACGTGTCCTAGCTGTTTTGGATTGAGCACATGCCAGGATGTTGTATTTGCTCCTTTGCAGTCCTGATCATATCGGACACATTGACTAAGCGAACGAAAATAAGGCAAACGAATATGAGAATGCTGATAATCGTCCCAATCATAATCATCCATCGTCACAACTGATTTGACAAACTCCATATCCTCAAAAGCATGTATACGATAAGGATTCTGATCAAAATTCGGAAAATAAAAACTTACTTTTTCCTCAATATTATGCACCTTGTCACAATCGGCGACATAGCCGCTTCCTTTTCCGAACATGTAAATGACAACTTTGTCCTTGCTTAGTTCCGGTTTGATCTCGCTTCCAGCCTTTAAAAAGCCCTTATAATTTCGGACACTTCCATCATGACTATCAGCTAAAAGCTCAGTAATGGCAAACCCTCGTGCATCGTACTGTTTTTCAATTTCCGCTGCCCGAGCAATATAAAACTGACTCATTTTACTTACCTCCCGCTTAATTAATGATATCTTAACCGTAAATCCCGTCCTTGTAATCGTTAAAGATCTGCTGATAACGTTGCAGGAAATCTTTACGCGAAGATACACCAGAAACATACTTCGCCCAGTTCTCTTCCATATCCGTATAAATCGAAGACGGCATATACACATATACATTCTCTACACCCTTACCGGCTTTTACTAATTCAACAACATCTTTGGCAATGGCCGGCATTTTATCTGAAACCTCCAGACTTTCAATTGCTGTCGGACTTCCCATGGTTTCCTGATGCCATATTCTCGCATCTTCGGATGAAGCAAGATAGCTGGCAAAATCTTTCGTACAAGCAACAACGTTTGGATCATCATTTTTTGTAACACTGATAGCAATGGAAGCAATAGCCATTTTATTCTTGTCGGCATCATTTGAAACTGGAAGAATATCCTGTTTCACATAATCAAGCATCTTCGGATTGGAGTTCTGGATATTCGGGGTTTCATAAGATCCTTCACCAACCAACATTGCACACTCCTCAGCAAAGAAAGCATTCCTGCAAGTCCACTTATCAGCCGAAACTGCACCCTCCTGAGCAAAGGGCATTAATATATCTTCATATGTATCCAGCAATTCAGCCATCTCCGGATCTTTATCCAAGCCAACATCTTCACCATTCAATAATTTATCGAGCGTCTCTTTACCGCCATCTTCTTTATTCAATAACCAGTAATTCCCAACGTTGTTAAACAGGTTTAAATAGGTTTCCGCCCAAGGCATCATAAAGGGCTGAACACCTTTTGCCTTCAGATCTTTGCAATACTGCAGCAGTTCATCCCTAGTCTGCGGGGTGTGGTCCCAACCAGTCTCTTTCAAAATACGGGTATTGTAAAGAATCCCTGTGCCCTCAATGACCACTGGTAACACCTGCATGCCATAGTCTCCATTCGTTCCATTGGCGATCTGCTCTTTGGTCAGGAGATTATATGCTTCACAACCAGTGCTTAGATCTTCACAATACTGCCACCAACTTTCACGGCGAATACCGTACCCCAGCGTTATGATATTCGGCAGTTCCCCCGCAGAAAGCGCCGAGACCAATAAATCCTCATATTTATCTGAGCTGGGGAAGGTTGCGGTAATCTCGCCAATTTCCGGATGATCTGCTTTGTAAGAATCAACCAAAACATCAAAGTTGTCGGTCCATTGTCCCAAAGGCAACATTACTGTCAGATCGATGGAACCCGCCGGAAGTTTTTTGATATCGGTGCTCTCCGATTTCACATTGCTTTTAACGACAGTTGTCTGCTTCTTTCCGTCATCCTTGTCAGATGAACCACATCCGCCAAAAGCAGAAACTGCCATAAGCATTGTCATTAATAATGCTATAGTTTTGATTTTCTTCATAACACCTTTCTCCTTTCATATGTCCCTTTTATTTATTATAAATTTGATTACTCAAAATTATAATCTTTGCTACCCCTTGACTGCCCCTACGGTAACACTGCTGAGTACCTGTTTCTGTGCGGCAATAAAGAAAATGAACAATGGCAGGATTGATAACGTAACCGCCGCAACCGCCACATCCCAAGAAAACAGTGCTTCATTGAATAAGGACATCATTGCGATTTGGATCGTCCGCTTCTGCGGTTTAGTCAGAATAAACTGAGTCATCAGATAGTTATTCCAGTACTTCAGCACCTCCAACGACACGATGGTAAAAGTTGTACCTTTAGTCAGTGGAAACACAATCCGCCAGTAGAGAGTAAACGCAGAACAGCCATCTATAATAGCAGATTCTTCGATTTCCAAGGGTAGTACCTTGACCGCACCGGTTACCAAAAAAATCGACATCGGCAGAGAAAAAGTCCAATTACTGATAATAACCCCAAGAAAATGATTGCCCATATTAAGCACACCGATCATTTTCGCAAAAGTAATCATGATACACTGAAACGGTACACACATACCACAGAGAATCAGGCCAAAACATAGCTTAGTGAACCAGTTTCGATGGCGAGCAAGCCAATATCCGGTCATACCACTCAAAATGACTGTCCCAAGAGCAGAAAAGATGGTTATGATCAATGTATTGCCTAGCACTTTAGGATAATCCAGACGCTTCCATGCAGTCATAAAATTCTGCAAGGTTGGATTTTTAGGCAGCGCGGCAATGCTTTCAGTAATTTCTGCGTTTGGCTTAAAAGCATTCAAAACAGTAAAGTATAAGGGAATCAGTACAACAAAACAACTGACCATAATAAACAGCAAGGAAAAAAAGATATTCACTCTTTGACTCTTCTTCAAGACAACTCCACCTCATTTCTAGAAGTAAGCTTCATCTGACCGAAAGAGATAATCACCAGAATCAAGACGAAAAGAACAGATTTAGCCGCTCCATATGCCATCTGGTTACTCCTGAAGGCAGTTGCATAGATATTCATCATTACGCCCTCCGAAGTTCGATAGGGGTTACCGTTTGTAAGGGAGAGATTGGTATCATACAGCAGCATCGCCCAGTTAATAGCGATAAATAAACACCGTGTTATTGTGCCCCGTAAAAGTGGAATTGTAATGGAACGCAACATCTGCCAACGAGTTGCGCCGTCAACGATAGCCGCCTCATAATAATCTTTGGATATTGCGGCAATACCAGAATTGTAAATAATCATCAGATATCCTGACAGTGACCAAATCATGACAATTACCAGTGCCCAGAAAGATGATTCCGGAGTTGTGAACCATTCCTGAGCGAACCACTTGATTCCACTCCATTTTCCAAACTGAACAAAAACGTTCTGGAAAATAAACCGCCACAGAAAGCCCAACACAACACCCCCAATGATACGTGGTGCATAAATCAGTGCCCGCCAGAAATTCTTAAGGGGAATGTCACCAGACAAAACATAAGCCCAGGCGAAACCAATTAGGTTGGAAAACACTACAACCACAACGGAAAATTTAATTGTAAACCAGAAGGATGTCCAGTAGGTTTTATCTTTTAGCGATCTTGCATAATTTTGAATTCCAATGAACTTATAAGTCGGATTAATTCCATTCCAGTTTGTAAAAGAGTAAAATAATTCGCTCACTAATGGTATTAAAAACAGCAATGTGAATACCAACATAGCCGGTCCTATGAACAATGTATAATTACCAAAGTTTTTAATGTTCTTTTGAAATTTACTGGATTTTTCATTATTCAATTAGATCTATCCCTCCTTCATAATTATTGTGCTGATTTTATATGATATATACAAAGTACTTTTATATAATATACACAATACATCAAGAAGAGTTTTTACAAAACATATTTTTTTGACATAA comes from the Blautia liquoris genome and includes:
- a CDS encoding carbohydrate ABC transporter permease; this encodes MNNEKSSKFQKNIKNFGNYTLFIGPAMLVFTLLFLIPLVSELFYSFTNWNGINPTYKFIGIQNYARSLKDKTYWTSFWFTIKFSVVVVVFSNLIGFAWAYVLSGDIPLKNFWRALIYAPRIIGGVVLGFLWRFIFQNVFVQFGKWSGIKWFAQEWFTTPESSFWALVIVMIWSLSGYLMIIYNSGIAAISKDYYEAAIVDGATRWQMLRSITIPLLRGTITRCLFIAINWAMLLYDTNLSLTNGNPYRTSEGVMMNIYATAFRSNQMAYGAAKSVLFVLILVIISFGQMKLTSRNEVELS